The proteins below are encoded in one region of Diceros bicornis minor isolate mBicDic1 chromosome 14, mDicBic1.mat.cur, whole genome shotgun sequence:
- the LOC131413317 gene encoding olfactory receptor 12D3-like: MDNVTTVNEFLLLDLTSVQEQQPFFFVIFLIIYLINLVGNGAILVIVILESKLHSPMYYFLGNLACLDICYSSVTLPKVLINLLSTHKALSFLGCITQLHFFHFLGSTESILLAIMAFDRFVAVCDPLHYTLTMNRQMCTLLAAVGWLTSFFYALTHSVMTARLNFCHFQKLNHFFCDVKPLLELACSNTLLNQWLLSVVTDSISMGAFFLTLLSYIYIIGFLLFKNQSCRILHKGLSTCASHLMVVCLFYGPVGFTYIRPASATSMIQDRMVAIIYNAVTPVLNPLIYTLRNKEMMLALKKIFGRKLFKDYQQCHWD, encoded by the coding sequence ATGGATAATGTCACTACAGTGAATGAGTTTCTTTTACTTGACCTGACCAGCGTTCAGGAGCAGCAGCCTTTCTTCTTTGTGATTTTCTTAATCATTTACCTGATAAACTTGGTTGGAAATGGAGCTATTTTAGTGATTGTTATTTTGGAATCCAAACTGCACTCCCCTATGTATTATTTCCTGGGAAACCTCGCTTGTCTTGACATTTGCTATTCTTCAGTGACATTGCCCAAGGTGCTTATAAACCTCCTCTCTACTCACAAGGCCCTATCTTTCCTAGGCTGTATCACTCAGCTGCACTTCTTCCACTTTCTGGGAAGCACAGAGTCCATCTTACTGGCTATCATGGCCTTTGATCGTTTTGTTGCCGTCTGCGACCCACTTCACTACACTCTCACCATGAACCGCCAGATGTGTACTCTCTTGGCAGCTGTGGGCTGGCTCACCAGCTTCTTTTATGCTCTGACGCATTCTGTCATGACTGCACGCCTGAACTTTTGCCACTTTCAAAAACTCAATCACTTCTTCTGTGACGTCAAGCCCCTCTTGGAATTGGCCTGTAGTAACACACTACTCAATCAATGGCTTCTTTCTGTTGTCACAGACAGCATATCTATGGGAGCTTTCTTCCTGACTCTTCTCTCCTACATCTATATCATTGGCTTCCTTTTGTTCAAGAATCAGTCCTGCAGAATACTCCACAAGGGTCTGTCCACTTGTGCCTCCCATTTGATGGTGGTATGTCTTTTCTATGGACCTGTGGGCTTCACATACATTCGTCCTGCCTCAGCTACCTCCATGATTCAGGACCGGATGGTGGCCATCATATACAATGCAGTCACCCCAGTGCTAAATCCACTGATATACACTCTTAGGAATAAAGAAATGATGTTGGccctgaagaaaatatttgggaggAAGTTGTTTAAAGACTACCAGCAGTGTCACTGGGACTAA